From a single Pseudobutyrivibrio xylanivorans genomic region:
- a CDS encoding 6-phosphofructokinase, producing the protein MMRIGLLTSGGDCQALNAAMRGVVKGLAANVKDLEVYGYFNGYKGLIYGDYRLLTSQDFSGILTRGGTILGSSRQPFKLMREPDENGLDKVEAMKSNYYKLNLNCLVILGGNGTQKTANLLREEGLNVIHLPKTIDNDIYGTDLTFGFQSAIDIACNTIDCIHTTASSHSRVFIVEVMGHKVGWLTLYAGVASGADIILLPEIPYDIKKVVKAINKRAEEGKGFTILAVAEGAISKEDAKLSKKEYKKKLEESKYPSVSYEIADRIQKETGIEVRVTVPGHMQRGGSPDPFDRVLCTRLGSAAAQAIMDGDYGNMIAMVNGKTKRIPLEDVAGKLKMVEPDCQMIEEAKRIGISFGD; encoded by the coding sequence ATGATGAGAATCGGATTGCTTACAAGTGGTGGAGATTGTCAGGCGCTTAATGCAGCTATGCGAGGAGTAGTAAAGGGCTTGGCAGCCAATGTTAAGGATTTAGAGGTCTACGGCTACTTCAATGGCTATAAAGGTCTTATTTATGGAGACTACAGACTACTTACAAGCCAGGACTTCTCTGGTATCCTTACACGAGGTGGTACAATCTTAGGTTCCAGCCGTCAGCCATTCAAGCTCATGCGTGAGCCTGACGAGAATGGCCTTGATAAAGTAGAGGCTATGAAGTCAAACTACTACAAGTTGAACCTTAACTGCTTGGTAATCCTTGGCGGAAACGGAACACAGAAGACCGCCAATCTTCTTCGCGAGGAAGGCCTTAATGTAATTCATCTTCCAAAGACTATCGATAACGATATCTATGGCACTGATTTGACCTTTGGTTTTCAGAGTGCTATTGATATCGCTTGCAATACAATTGATTGTATTCATACCACAGCCTCATCTCATAGCCGCGTATTTATCGTTGAGGTTATGGGTCACAAGGTTGGTTGGCTGACACTTTACGCAGGTGTAGCATCAGGAGCAGATATTATCCTGCTTCCAGAGATTCCTTACGACATCAAAAAGGTCGTAAAGGCTATTAATAAGCGTGCTGAAGAGGGAAAGGGCTTTACAATCCTTGCTGTAGCCGAGGGCGCTATTTCAAAGGAAGATGCAAAGCTTTCAAAAAAGGAATATAAGAAAAAGCTAGAGGAATCAAAGTATCCTTCAGTTTCATATGAGATTGCAGACCGCATCCAGAAGGAGACTGGCATTGAGGTACGTGTTACAGTGCCAGGACACATGCAGCGAGGCGGTAGCCCAGATCCATTTGACAGAGTGCTTTGTACGCGTCTTGGTTCAGCAGCAGCCCAGGCTATTATGGATGGCGATTACGGAAATATGATTGCCATGGTAAATGGCAAGACAAAGAGAATTCCTCTTGAAGACGTGGCTGGTAAGCTTAAGATGGTTGAGCCAGACTGCCAGATGATAGAAGAGGCTAAGCGAATCGGAATTAGCTTCGGTGACTAA
- a CDS encoding flagellar protein FliS, translating into MNKDKISAFTLRIASSNGCGLITVLYDIYEEYESEAIENFKAGQVDEAILALKKCSQVVTHLQKDLNFDYKVSTNLYALYDYVKRNISKSIYKATAEGLLEAKRIMDELGAAFEEIAREDCSDPLMQNTQYVMAGITYGRETLNESLMGNQTSRGFWA; encoded by the coding sequence ATGAACAAAGATAAGATTTCAGCTTTTACCTTGAGGATAGCATCTAGCAATGGCTGCGGATTGATAACAGTTTTATATGATATATATGAAGAATACGAATCCGAGGCTATTGAAAATTTTAAGGCTGGCCAAGTGGATGAAGCCATTCTGGCACTGAAAAAGTGCTCACAGGTTGTAACCCACCTCCAGAAGGATTTGAATTTTGATTACAAGGTAAGCACAAATCTGTACGCGCTATACGATTATGTAAAGCGAAATATATCAAAGTCCATATATAAAGCAACTGCAGAAGGTTTATTAGAGGCAAAACGTATAATGGATGAGCTTGGAGCAGCATTTGAGGAGATTGCCAGAGAGGATTGTTCAGATCCGTTAATGCAGAACACACAGTACGTAATGGCTGGTATTACCTATGGAAGGGAGACGTTGAATGAGAGCCTAATGGGTAATCAGACCAGCAGAGGCTTTTGGGCATAA
- the recR gene encoding recombination mediator RecR — translation MEYYSKEISNLIAELSDLPSIGSKSAQRLAFHILGMDEEKVNDLANAIVQARKNVRYCKECFTLTDDELCPICSNPKRNKNVIMVVEDTRDLAAYEKTGKFDGVYHVLHGAISPMAGIGPGDIKLKELMVRLQQNDVQEVIVATNSSLEGETTAAYISKLIKPTGIRVSRIASGVPVGGNLEYIDEVTLLRALDGRTEL, via the coding sequence ATGGAATATTACAGCAAAGAAATTAGCAATTTAATAGCAGAGCTAAGTGATTTGCCTAGCATTGGAAGTAAGTCAGCCCAACGGCTGGCTTTCCATATATTAGGCATGGATGAAGAAAAAGTAAATGATCTGGCAAATGCTATTGTACAGGCCAGGAAGAATGTGCGCTACTGCAAGGAGTGCTTCACTCTTACAGATGATGAGCTTTGCCCAATATGCTCAAATCCAAAGCGCAACAAGAATGTTATCATGGTCGTGGAAGATACCAGAGACTTGGCTGCTTACGAAAAGACTGGAAAGTTTGACGGTGTTTATCACGTGCTTCACGGAGCAATTTCTCCAATGGCTGGTATTGGGCCTGGTGATATCAAACTCAAGGAACTTATGGTTCGGCTTCAGCAAAATGATGTGCAGGAAGTCATCGTAGCCACAAACTCGTCTCTCGAAGGCGAAACTACTGCGGCGTACATAAGTAAATTGATTAAGCCAACTGGAATCCGTGTAAGCCGAATTGCGTCAGGCGTTCCTGTAGGCGGTAACCTTGAATACATCGATGAAGTAACGTTACTTCGTGCATTGGACGGACGCACGGAGTTGTAA
- a CDS encoding A24 family peptidase, with translation MIWSLLTVASLFDARDYRIPNQLIVLGYMAGLFLNIQQYNAIGIVYFVIKAVVPVAILILLYMWRHSLGSGDIKLFSVMATLVGVDLTTDVMITSVMLAGVTVLMLFIYERRLDLKRRLHYSFYITAAFFMLQFK, from the coding sequence TTGATCTGGAGTCTTTTAACCGTGGCATCATTGTTTGATGCCAGAGATTACAGAATTCCAAATCAACTGATTGTGCTCGGATACATGGCAGGATTATTCCTAAATATCCAGCAATATAACGCAATCGGTATTGTCTATTTTGTAATAAAAGCAGTTGTGCCTGTTGCTATATTGATTCTGCTGTATATGTGGCGACATTCTCTAGGGAGTGGAGACATCAAGTTGTTTTCAGTAATGGCCACACTGGTGGGTGTGGATTTGACGACAGATGTGATGATTACTTCAGTGATGCTTGCTGGTGTCACGGTGCTTATGCTTTTTATTTACGAGAGGCGATTAGATCTAAAAAGAAGGCTACATTATTCTTTTTACATTACGGCTGCGTTTTTCATGCTGCAGTTCAAATAA
- a CDS encoding YbaB/EbfC family nucleoid-associated protein, whose protein sequence is MGKGRGGFPGGGMPGNMSQLMKQAQRMQRQMEEAQAQLEETEMTGTAGGGVVEVTVSGKKEITKIKIDPEAVDPEDVEMLEDLVMAAANEALRKVDEISAASMSKFTGGLGL, encoded by the coding sequence ATGGGAAAAGGTAGAGGTGGATTTCCAGGAGGCGGAATGCCAGGTAATATGAGCCAGCTTATGAAGCAGGCACAGCGTATGCAGCGTCAGATGGAGGAAGCTCAGGCGCAGCTTGAGGAAACAGAGATGACAGGTACTGCAGGTGGCGGTGTTGTTGAAGTAACTGTTTCAGGTAAGAAGGAAATCACAAAGATTAAGATTGATCCAGAGGCTGTAGATCCAGAGGATGTTGAGATGCTTGAGGATCTTGTTATGGCAGCAGCAAATGAGGCTCTTCGCAAGGTTGACGAAATCAGCGCAGCTTCAATGTCTAAATTCACAGGTGGATTGGGACTTTAA
- the dnaX gene encoding DNA polymerase III subunit gamma/tau yields the protein MSYMALYRKFRPQVFSDVKGQDHIVTTLQNQIKTNRIGHAYLFTGTRGTGKTTVAKILARTINCSNPKEDGSPCMECESCMAISSDNSMDVREIDAASNNGVDSIRQIVEEVKYTPQLGKYKVYIIDEVHMLSIGAFNALLKTLEEPPSYVVFILATTEVHKIPITILSRCQRYDFHRISIDTIAARLQELMDKEGVQVEDKAIRYVAKAADGSMRDGLSLLDQCIAFYIDQPLTYDNVLKVLGAIDTEVFSRLLRFIVNGQITECIGVIEEIMTQGRDLNQFVNDFTWYLRNLMLLKSSDDMEDVLEMSSDNIALLKEEAKLVDTEVLMRYIQVLSALSNDIKYASQKRVLIEIALIKLCKPQMEADISALNNRIANLEKKVEEGVPVVMAAPIAGSAPAPSSAPVKKEPLPAAIPEEVKQVAQNWSTILGKVPVNIKMYLKEATTRTVNEAGELVLIFDQQDGSERMAGDFVNRPEVIEEINKAIEATIQKTVNVKVEINSSGISSKQTRTDAVDYFASMGIEIEQDQD from the coding sequence ATGTCCTATATGGCATTATATAGAAAGTTCAGACCCCAGGTTTTCAGTGATGTTAAGGGTCAGGACCATATTGTAACCACACTTCAAAATCAAATTAAGACAAATCGTATAGGACATGCGTACCTATTTACAGGTACACGAGGTACAGGTAAGACTACTGTAGCAAAGATTCTTGCGCGCACCATCAACTGCAGCAATCCAAAGGAGGACGGAAGTCCTTGTATGGAATGCGAAAGCTGTATGGCAATTTCCTCAGATAATTCAATGGATGTCAGGGAAATTGATGCGGCTTCAAATAATGGTGTAGACAGCATCAGACAGATTGTTGAGGAGGTTAAGTACACACCACAGCTTGGAAAGTATAAGGTGTATATCATTGACGAGGTACATATGCTTTCCATTGGTGCTTTCAATGCTTTGCTGAAGACCTTGGAGGAGCCACCTTCATACGTGGTGTTCATACTTGCTACTACTGAGGTTCACAAGATTCCAATTACAATCTTAAGCCGTTGTCAGAGATATGATTTTCATCGTATATCAATCGATACTATTGCGGCACGTTTGCAGGAGTTGATGGACAAAGAAGGTGTGCAGGTAGAGGATAAGGCAATTCGTTATGTGGCGAAGGCTGCAGATGGTTCTATGCGAGACGGACTGAGTCTTTTGGATCAGTGCATAGCATTTTACATAGACCAACCCCTGACCTATGACAATGTTCTGAAGGTTCTTGGTGCAATTGACACTGAGGTATTTTCAAGACTGCTTCGCTTTATTGTGAATGGGCAGATTACAGAATGTATCGGGGTCATTGAAGAGATAATGACTCAGGGGCGTGACCTGAATCAGTTTGTAAATGATTTCACGTGGTACTTGAGAAATCTGATGCTTTTAAAGAGCTCTGATGATATGGAGGATGTTTTAGAAATGTCATCAGATAATATTGCTCTTTTAAAGGAAGAGGCGAAGCTTGTTGACACAGAAGTGTTAATGAGATACATTCAAGTACTGTCAGCACTTTCAAATGATATTAAATATGCAAGTCAGAAGCGTGTGCTTATAGAGATAGCGCTTATCAAGCTTTGTAAGCCACAGATGGAGGCGGATATTTCTGCTCTCAACAATCGTATTGCAAATCTTGAAAAAAAGGTTGAGGAGGGTGTTCCAGTTGTTATGGCTGCACCTATAGCAGGAAGTGCGCCTGCTCCCAGCTCAGCTCCAGTAAAGAAGGAGCCATTGCCAGCAGCAATACCAGAGGAAGTAAAACAGGTTGCTCAGAACTGGAGCACAATTTTGGGAAAGGTTCCAGTAAATATAAAGATGTATCTGAAAGAGGCGACCACACGTACAGTTAATGAGGCGGGAGAGCTGGTGCTTATCTTCGACCAACAGGATGGCTCTGAGAGGATGGCGGGAGATTTCGTTAATCGACCAGAGGTTATTGAGGAGATTAACAAGGCTATCGAGGCCACAATTCAAAAGACTGTAAATGTAAAAGTTGAAATCAATTCCAGTGGAATAAGCTCAAAGCAGACCAGAACAGATGCTGTGGATTATTTTGCAAGTATGGGAATTGAGATTGAACAGGACCAAGACTAA
- a CDS encoding flagellin, producing the protein MRINNNMSAVITNNKLLGTESSLSDVMEKLSSGFSINHASDNPSGIAIAGKMQAQIDGLDQASTNGSDGISVLQTAEGALNEVTEMIQRMRELSVQAANGTNSGEEKEAIQKEIESLLTEIDRVASTTEFNNINLLNGSLDCRTYAKNCSRIQTSNTVPAGIYQLEIDKAATQSKATAANVMPAEVNMAGSIKINGYGIEITGGSREFVYEQLRNAAEIGGATISDVSDTEPLVISSKKYGADANLKIEFSSLELAEALGFDTTDANVFNEKDTDGNSLPLISTVGEDAEVTIHRENDADVQAGTITSLFGAQSTASFDGNHITITDTNGFKLSFLADVGYTGNLSFNVTDIGSMSLQVGANQGQSMIVRIAAVTTEFMYIDDVDVTRMEGPEDAMDALADALSYVTSVRSQLGAYENRLEHTTKSLDTTEENMTSAISRIEDADMATTMVEYTKLNVLEQAGVSALAQANELPQLALQLLQ; encoded by the coding sequence ATGAGAATTAACAACAACATGTCAGCGGTGATTACAAACAACAAACTTCTCGGTACCGAAAGTTCCCTTTCAGATGTAATGGAAAAGTTAAGCTCAGGATTTAGCATTAACCACGCGTCAGATAATCCATCTGGCATAGCAATTGCGGGCAAAATGCAGGCACAGATTGACGGACTTGATCAGGCATCTACAAATGGTTCTGACGGTATTTCTGTTTTACAGACAGCTGAAGGTGCTCTAAATGAAGTTACAGAGATGATTCAGAGAATGAGAGAGCTTTCAGTTCAGGCTGCAAACGGAACGAACTCAGGCGAAGAAAAGGAGGCAATCCAGAAAGAAATAGAATCCTTACTTACAGAGATAGACCGTGTAGCGTCTACAACAGAATTTAATAACATCAATTTATTGAACGGATCATTAGACTGCAGAACATATGCGAAGAACTGCTCAAGAATTCAGACCTCAAATACGGTCCCTGCAGGAATTTATCAGTTGGAAATTGACAAGGCTGCAACGCAAAGTAAAGCAACAGCAGCAAACGTAATGCCAGCAGAAGTGAATATGGCTGGTTCAATCAAGATTAATGGATACGGAATCGAAATAACTGGTGGAAGTCGCGAATTTGTATATGAGCAGCTTAGAAATGCGGCTGAAATCGGTGGAGCAACCATTTCAGATGTAAGCGATACTGAACCTTTAGTAATTAGCTCAAAGAAGTATGGGGCAGATGCTAACCTGAAGATAGAATTTTCGTCACTTGAATTGGCAGAAGCGCTTGGATTTGATACAACAGATGCAAATGTTTTTAACGAAAAGGATACTGACGGAAATTCATTACCATTGATTAGTACAGTAGGTGAAGATGCTGAGGTAACCATTCATCGAGAGAATGATGCAGACGTACAGGCAGGAACAATTACCTCGCTGTTTGGAGCTCAATCTACAGCGTCATTTGATGGAAACCACATTACAATCACAGACACAAATGGCTTTAAGCTTAGCTTTTTAGCTGATGTAGGTTATACAGGAAATCTCAGCTTTAACGTAACAGATATAGGTTCGATGTCGTTGCAGGTAGGTGCTAACCAGGGACAATCAATGATTGTACGAATTGCAGCAGTAACCACAGAATTCATGTATATCGATGATGTGGATGTTACTAGAATGGAAGGACCTGAGGATGCCATGGATGCCTTGGCAGATGCGTTAAGCTATGTTACATCGGTTCGTTCACAGCTTGGTGCATATGAAAACAGATTGGAGCACACAACAAAATCACTTGATACAACAGAAGAAAATATGACCTCTGCAATTTCAAGAATTGAGGATGCAGATATGGCAACCACAATGGTTGAATATACAAAGCTAAATGTATTAGAGCAGGCGGGTGTATCCGCACTTGCTCAGGCAAATGAATTACCACAGCTAGCTTTGCAATTATTACAGTAG
- a CDS encoding CpaF family protein: MVNYEDEIRQETMNEIDLSYDVSDLEIRELIRNKIIEKSKMIPLSLQERVSIETHVFNSLRKLDVLEDLLSDEEITEIMINGPDNIFIEKCGKVIHSSEHFSSEEKLNDIIQSIVANSNKIVNESNPIVDTRLEDGSRVNIVLKPAAVDYPILSIRKFPKEQMTMERLKGFGSISEEQIEFLKKLVESGYNIFVSGGTGSGKTSFLNALGEFIPSDERVITIEDSAELQLKNVENLVRLEARNANLEGKNEISIRDLLKSSLRMRPDRIVVGECRGAEALEMLQAFNTGHDGSLSTGHSNSCKDMLSRLETMVLMGAEIPLPAIRQQIASGIDIIVQLGRLRDKSRKLLEISEVEGLEDGEIKLNPLYKFKELDEEKGRIIGEWEKVGTLVHTEKLLANGMI; this comes from the coding sequence ATGGTTAATTATGAAGATGAAATTCGTCAGGAGACGATGAATGAAATCGATTTATCCTACGATGTGTCGGATTTGGAAATACGTGAATTAATAAGAAATAAGATTATTGAAAAATCAAAAATGATTCCATTATCTCTTCAGGAAAGAGTAAGCATTGAAACACATGTATTCAACTCCCTCAGAAAGTTGGATGTGCTAGAGGATTTGCTGTCTGATGAAGAGATAACGGAAATAATGATAAATGGGCCAGATAATATTTTTATTGAAAAATGTGGTAAGGTCATTCATTCTTCAGAGCATTTTTCGTCTGAGGAAAAGTTGAATGATATTATCCAGAGTATTGTTGCCAACAGCAACAAGATAGTAAATGAGTCTAATCCTATAGTGGATACGAGGCTGGAAGACGGGAGTAGAGTTAACATTGTTTTAAAGCCAGCTGCGGTTGATTACCCAATCCTTTCCATAAGAAAGTTTCCCAAAGAGCAGATGACCATGGAAAGGCTAAAGGGCTTTGGCTCAATATCGGAGGAGCAGATTGAGTTTTTAAAGAAACTGGTTGAGAGCGGATACAATATTTTTGTTTCAGGCGGTACAGGAAGTGGTAAGACATCATTTTTGAATGCGTTAGGTGAGTTCATACCAAGTGATGAGAGAGTCATTACCATAGAAGATTCCGCGGAGCTCCAACTGAAAAATGTGGAGAATTTGGTAAGGCTGGAGGCTAGGAATGCAAATCTCGAGGGAAAAAACGAAATCAGTATACGGGATTTGTTGAAATCTAGTCTTCGAATGAGGCCGGATAGGATAGTAGTTGGTGAATGTAGAGGAGCAGAAGCACTTGAAATGCTTCAAGCCTTCAACACAGGACACGATGGCTCCTTGTCCACTGGACATAGTAATTCCTGCAAGGACATGCTTTCGAGACTTGAGACAATGGTGCTTATGGGAGCGGAGATTCCTCTTCCGGCTATTAGGCAACAGATTGCATCGGGAATCGATATTATTGTTCAGCTTGGACGACTTAGAGATAAGAGTAGGAAGTTGCTAGAAATTTCCGAAGTGGAGGGCCTAGAGGATGGAGAGATAAAGCTTAATCCATTGTATAAATTTAAAGAGCTTGATGAAGAAAAAGGAAGGATAATCGGCGAATGGGAAAAGGTAGGAACCTTGGTTCATACGGAGAAATTATTGGCAAATGGAATGATTTAG
- a CDS encoding DUF6240 domain-containing protein, with product MQIEGLKVTDYIKTEGANDQMMGVGTSGIKEDKKANFNTELRALSVDNAFYDNKGKLADEDFAKEVNEASALGMSTIDAVKNVERAWDEEATAKVSEDGHNPMDMDAETLVTVVDEIKMNLAKGGADISKMGGLSTAEIEAMSGSIAQAVSMTKGLGDTLPVEAQAFLVKNELEPTITNIYNATYSAPVKATDDTNSDEIDALLKDLGDTIDSIIQSAQSTEPQIDLKEIVETMMRQDVPITREHLEYMVGLHNYEKPTDEQIETAIKDIVAEGKEPTDAYLLPGYSLMDQAKKTFAEVMGMDAEALPTITMQRQLTEIQLTMTVEATFTMMKNGIEVNTNDLSDLLDKLKFQETSLLQILMKNDKGDVGKNVELFKQVMNSIAEVKAAPAAMLGRFSNINAETFSYVHEVSVSVTAEYSRMEMTYEAVGTEVRHDLGDSMSKAFRNVDDILEDLDIESTESSQKAVRILAYNQMEINAQSVTTMKESTEMVSRAFKSMTPAVVSEMIKRGDNPLDMKMGDLKAKAEEIKAELGNTSDEESFSKFLWKAEHNSEITEEEREAYVGVYRLLHQVEKSDGAAIGALISQGTEVTLRNLMTAVRSSKHSGREYEVNDKFGQLDEMVVRDLSITEQIEKVFLTNRCRDAKEAMTPTKMQTLGEDTILDMNPDEFAIAMESSQDDISEAEYNSYVTEQIRAAMHNASNVEEILEEFNIPNSANMISAVEAISQNSNQVFKDLYGRAAKIQDMNIDDLIDLAYMRFEEACHSPEAMLEAQEALGDLAESIMKDMIETEDVQSIDMDEIKLVVQQSKVFKQMAASNETYHIPITLQGEVGDMNLRIVRGERETGLVKMAVYLQQTGTISTTFRYEAGEVKASVECETSQTREMFASQAPMIAQAMQQETGYSFSFTFSRESGVSVNDIYNWQLGIFEATDSRDNEIQTEALYGIARGYLSALSQMF from the coding sequence ATGCAGATAGAAGGACTCAAGGTAACGGATTACATCAAAACAGAAGGCGCAAACGACCAGATGATGGGCGTTGGCACCAGCGGTATCAAGGAAGATAAGAAAGCAAATTTTAACACCGAACTTAGAGCATTGTCGGTGGATAATGCATTTTATGATAACAAGGGAAAGCTAGCTGATGAAGATTTCGCCAAAGAGGTGAATGAAGCATCAGCTCTTGGCATGTCTACAATTGACGCAGTGAAAAATGTGGAACGTGCCTGGGACGAAGAGGCAACAGCAAAGGTGTCTGAGGATGGACATAACCCTATGGACATGGACGCAGAAACACTTGTTACAGTTGTAGATGAAATCAAAATGAATTTGGCAAAAGGGGGAGCAGATATCTCAAAAATGGGAGGGCTTTCTACAGCTGAAATCGAGGCAATGTCTGGCTCAATTGCACAGGCGGTGTCAATGACAAAGGGGCTGGGTGATACACTTCCAGTTGAAGCACAGGCCTTTCTTGTTAAGAATGAATTGGAACCTACAATTACTAATATTTATAACGCTACATATTCTGCGCCTGTAAAGGCAACAGATGATACAAACTCTGACGAGATAGATGCGTTATTGAAGGATTTAGGAGATACTATTGATTCGATAATTCAGTCTGCACAAAGTACTGAGCCACAAATTGATTTAAAAGAAATTGTGGAAACCATGATGAGACAGGATGTTCCTATTACACGGGAGCATCTTGAATACATGGTTGGACTACATAATTATGAAAAGCCAACAGATGAGCAGATTGAAACTGCAATTAAAGATATTGTGGCAGAAGGAAAAGAGCCAACCGATGCGTATTTGTTGCCGGGATATTCCTTGATGGATCAGGCAAAAAAGACTTTCGCAGAGGTAATGGGGATGGATGCGGAAGCGTTGCCTACTATCACAATGCAACGTCAGCTTACAGAAATACAGCTTACAATGACAGTGGAGGCCACCTTTACCATGATGAAAAATGGTATAGAGGTGAATACTAATGACCTTTCAGATTTGTTGGATAAGCTAAAGTTTCAGGAAACAAGCTTACTCCAAATATTAATGAAGAATGATAAAGGGGATGTTGGTAAGAATGTTGAGCTGTTCAAGCAGGTAATGAACAGCATAGCCGAAGTGAAGGCAGCTCCAGCAGCAATGCTTGGAAGATTCTCAAATATCAATGCTGAAACATTCTCCTATGTGCATGAGGTCAGCGTTTCTGTGACAGCGGAGTATTCCCGCATGGAGATGACCTATGAAGCTGTAGGAACTGAGGTTAGACATGATCTTGGAGACAGTATGTCAAAGGCCTTTAGGAATGTGGATGATATTTTAGAGGATCTTGATATTGAATCAACAGAATCAAGCCAAAAGGCAGTAAGAATTCTTGCCTATAACCAGATGGAGATAAATGCTCAGTCTGTTACAACAATGAAGGAATCAACTGAAATGGTTTCACGAGCCTTCAAGAGTATGACACCGGCGGTTGTTTCAGAAATGATAAAGCGCGGAGACAATCCTCTGGATATGAAGATGGGAGATCTGAAGGCAAAGGCTGAGGAAATCAAGGCAGAGCTTGGTAATACGTCTGATGAGGAAAGCTTTTCTAAGTTCCTATGGAAAGCAGAGCATAATTCAGAGATTACAGAGGAGGAGAGAGAGGCTTATGTTGGTGTGTACAGGCTCCTTCACCAGGTGGAAAAGTCTGATGGGGCAGCTATTGGTGCGTTGATAAGTCAGGGGACGGAGGTTACTCTTCGAAATCTTATGACTGCAGTTCGTTCAAGTAAACACAGTGGCAGAGAGTATGAAGTCAATGATAAGTTTGGGCAGCTGGATGAGATGGTAGTTAGAGACTTATCTATCACAGAGCAGATTGAAAAGGTATTCCTGACAAACAGATGCCGTGATGCAAAAGAGGCTATGACTCCAACAAAGATGCAAACACTGGGTGAAGATACAATTCTTGATATGAACCCTGATGAATTTGCAATAGCAATGGAGAGCAGTCAGGATGATATATCAGAAGCAGAGTACAATAGTTATGTAACAGAACAGATTAGAGCTGCAATGCATAACGCTTCTAATGTGGAAGAGATTTTAGAGGAATTTAATATACCGAATTCTGCAAATATGATTAGTGCCGTGGAAGCAATTTCTCAGAATAGCAATCAGGTATTTAAGGATTTATACGGTCGGGCAGCCAAGATTCAGGATATGAATATAGACGATCTGATTGACCTGGCTTATATGAGATTTGAAGAAGCCTGCCATAGCCCAGAGGCAATGCTTGAGGCACAGGAGGCTCTTGGTGATTTAGCTGAAAGCATAATGAAGGATATGATTGAAACCGAGGATGTTCAGTCTATAGATATGGATGAAATAAAGCTTGTTGTGCAGCAATCAAAAGTATTCAAACAGATGGCTGCAAGCAATGAAACCTATCATATCCCAATTACGCTACAGGGTGAGGTTGGCGATATGAACCTGAGAATCGTTAGAGGAGAGCGAGAAACAGGACTTGTCAAAATGGCTGTTTATCTACAACAGACAGGAACAATCTCTACAACCTTTAGATATGAAGCAGGAGAAGTTAAGGCTAGTGTTGAGTGTGAGACATCCCAAACAAGAGAAATGTTTGCCAGCCAGGCACCAATGATAGCACAGGCCATGCAGCAGGAAACAGGATATAGCTTCAGCTTCACGTTTAGCCGTGAATCAGGAGTTAGTGTAAACGATATTTATAATTGGCAGCTGGGCATTTTTGAAGCTACAGATAGTCGCGATAACGAGATTCAAACCGAGGCACTTTATGGAATTGCCAGGGGTTATTTGAGTGCTTTGAGTCAGATGTTTTAG